Part of the Imperialibacter roseus genome, CCAGTGGCATGTACTTTGTGATCATCAGCAACGAGAATGCGATGTTTGAGCCCAAGAAGCTGTTGATTATTCATTGATCCGTAGCGATCCAGTCACAAAAAAGGCTGTGCTTCCATGAAGCACAGCCTTTTTTGCTTTACATACAATAGGGTCGCTAGAATGTCTTTAGCAGTTCACTCAATTCAGCAATGGCTTGAGTGGTGGTGCCATCTACTTTGTTGACAAGTACCTTTATTTCGGCAGGCTTTTTCCCCTCTTTGGCTAGCGCTTCCAGCTCAAGCACATTAGCTTTTAGCTCCTCTATGCCCATAAATGCGATGGACGGCTTCATTTTATGGACGATTCGTGCTAGCAGAGGCCAGTCAGCAGCATCGTGAGCACTTTGCATTTCAGTCAAATTCTCTGGAATAGTATCGATAAATGCCTCGATCATTTCTTTCATGAATTCAGTATCTCCTTCGCAAACTTTTTCCAAATAAGATAAATCTATTATGTTGGCCATGTTTTCTTTTTAGCTTTCCAAGTCTTTAAATTTAACTAAAACATTAGAAATACGGTGAGGTTTAAATGTTTGTTCGTAAAAGTGATGACTCATCGCTTTCAGTAACGCAATTTTTGATATTTTCGCATAAGACATTCATTTCAACAAACGATATCTAATGATACCTGAATTTGAGAAGCTTCGTGACGATGAAGTAGAAATTTTGCTGAAGGCGCCTGCCTATGTATCGGTGCTTATTGCCGGCGCAGACGATAATATTGACAAATCAGAAATCCAGAAAGCTATTCAACTGGCTAAGGTGAAGCAGCAAAAGGCCAGGGAGTCGCTGCTTGGCTACTATAAGGCAGTAGGAGAGAGGTTTGAGAACGATTTCATGACCATGATAGAAGAGTTGCCTCATAAAGCAGCCGAGAGGGGACCGGCCATCAACAGAGAACTGAAAAAGCTGAACCTCATTCTGCCTAAACTAAATAAAACTTTCTCTACAGAGTTTTATGCCAGTCTGAAGGATATTGCCAAGAAGATTGCGGAATCGTCTGGTGGCATTCTAGGGTATTTGTCAGTTAGTTATGAGGAGGCCAAACTGATGGAGTTGACGATGATCAACGACCCGGCAAAGAAGTAAAAATATATTTACAATGAACAGCCCAGGCAGTCCCTGGGTTTTTTTATGCTTAACGGAAAATACATTCTCCCGCCCCTTAGGCTTGTCTTCTTGATGTGGGCTTTCTTCGCCGTGGAGAACTATCTGTCGATTGACCTTGGTTTTCTAGGCATTTACCCAAGAACTCTCCACGGATTAATTGGCATACTTACCGGCCCGATGATCCACGGCAGCTGGATGCACATCACATCCAATACGCTTCCTTTGCTTTTTTTGGGAGGGGCTCTCTATTATTTTTATGACAAGATTGCCACTCGGGTATTTCTCCAGTGTTACCTTTTCACGGGGATATTTGTCTGGTTGTTTGGCAGGTCTTTCTACCATATTGGCGCTAGCGGCCTTATCTATGGGTTGGCTTTCTTTCTTATTTCTTTCGGCATTTTCCGAAAAGATTTTCGATCTATGTTCATTTCCATAGTGGTGGTCGCTTTGTACGGCGGTATCATCTATGGGATTTTCCCTTCGCAGCCTGGTGTGAGTTGGGAGTCGCACCTGATGGGTGCTATTGTGGGTGTGACGACGGCGTTTACTTTATCGAAAGAAAGATCAGTTTCCTCGTCCTAAACGTGGTCAAGCGACTGCATGATTGAGGTCACCTGCTCAAGGGTGATTGGCTTAGAAAAAAAACCTTTTACAATATCGATTTCCTTTGCTCTTGCTCTGTCTGAATTCAGAAGTGAGGAGCTGATAACAAACACAGGTATTTTTTTAGCCAGAGACACCTGAAGGTCTACGAAACCTTCCAGAAACTCCCAGCCATTTAGTGTTGGAAAGTTCAAGTCAAGAAGGATTACGTCCGGCAAATTCTCCGCACTTTTTTTGTGCAGCATGATTTGCCTTAAGGCATCGTAAATATCCTCGAAGTCTTCTATCCGGCCAATCGAGGGTTCCTTCTCACACAATTTTTTTGTTATGAAACGAAAAGATGGATCATCGTCTACAATGAAAACATGAAATTTTTTAGCTGCCATCCCCGGTCGATTATTTCTGGCTCAGTGTTCAGAACAAATTGGCTAAAAAAAAGCCCTATCGCAAGACAGGGCTAAGTTATTTTGATGAAAAACAATCTTATCTTTTACTAATTGGGACGTAGTTTCTTTCTACCTCGCCTACATACACCTGTCTTGGTCTGCCGATAGGCTCACTATTCGCTCTCATTTCCTTCCATTGGGCAATCCAGCCCGGAAGCCTTCCCAGCGCAAACATCACAGTGAACATTTCAGTAGGTATGCCAATGGCTCTGTAAATGATACCGCTATAGAAATCTACGTTGGGGTAGAGCTTTCTTTCTACGAAATAAGGGTCTTTCAATGCAGCTTCTTCCAACTCTTTGGCAATATCAAGCACGGGATCATTCACACCCATTTTCGCCAAAACGTCGTCAGCAGCTTTCTTGATAATTTTCGCTCTTGGGTCAAAGTTCTTGTATACTCTGTGGCCAAATCCCATCAAACGGAAAGGATCATCTTTGTCCTTCGCTTTTTCCAACCACTTTTTACTGTTGCCACCATCTTCTTTAATGGCTTCCAGCATTTCGATAACCGCCTGATTGGCACCACCATGGAGCGGGCCCCACAATGCATTGATCCCTGCAGACACTGAAGAGTAGAGACTTGCCTGAGACGAGCCTACAATTCGAACAGTTGATGTGGAGCAGTTTTGTTCATGATCCGCATGGAGGATGAGCAGTTTGTCCAAAGCGCTGGCAACTACCGGGTCAGCTTCATATTGATCTGCCGGAAGAGCAAACATCATCTTCAGGAAGTTGCCGCAGTAGTCGAGGTTATTGTCAGGGTAGATGACAGGATGCCCCATTTCGTTTTTATATGCCCAGGCGGCAAAAGTTGGCATTTTGGCGATCAGCCTGATGATGCCAAGATTCACTTTGTCCCATGACCTGTTGGGGTCAAGAGACTCTGGGTAAAAAGCGGTAAGCGAGCAAACCAACGAAGAGAGTACGCCCATTGGGTGGGCATTGCTTGGAAACCCTTCCAGTATTTTCTTGATGTCCTCATGCACAAGCGTATGGTGCGTGACGTCCTTTTTGAAACTCTCGAACGTGTCCTTTTTAGGTAGCTCTCCGTAAATAAGCAGGTAGGCCACTTCGAGGAAGGTCGATTTTTCGGCAAGTTCCTCAATTGGATAACCACGGTATCTTAGAATGCCCAATTCTCCATCGAGAAAAGTGATGGCTGACGTAGTAGAGCCCGTGTTTTTGAAGCCCTGATCAATGGTGATCAATCCGCTTTTTGCTCTGAGGCTACTAATGTCGATTGCTTTTTCATTTTCTGAACCCTCAATCACAGGCATTTCGTAAACCTGGCCGTCGTAATGTATTTCAGCAACTTTAGACATTGATTCGAATAAATTTATATGTTACTAACGATAAATAATACTGCCCTAAAATATGTAAAATTATTGGATCAGGAAAGATCAATTATTTCCCAAAATAAGAGGGAGTCCGTCTTTTGCGCTGCCAATAACTACAATTTTTGCGTTAGGCGAGTTGGCTAATTGCTGAGTGGCTTCAATGCCTCTCATCTTGAGCAGTTCGTCGGTCAAACTACTGTTGATAATTTTGTTAGCGGCGGCCTCACCTTCTGCACCGATACGCTTACGCTCTGCCTCACTTTTTTCTCTGTCGAGTCTGAACTGATAGGCAAGTGCCTCCTGCTCTTGTTTTAGTTTATTTTCAATGGCGAGCCCTATTTGCTCCGGCAGTTTGATCGACCGGATAAGAAGTGCTCTCATTTGAATGTAGTTTCCTTCAGCACCTAATACCGCTTCTGTTTCACTTTTAATAGCGCCTTCAACCTCAGGCCTTTTGGTTGAGTATATTTCTTCGGCCGAGAACCTGCCCATTACCTGACGAACGGTAGACCGCACCTCCGGCACAACCAGCCTGTTCACATAGTCTTGCTGGAAAGTCTCTTGTATGTAGCCGATCTTGTCGAACATTGGGTGAAACCTCACTGAGACATCGACGCTGATAGACAAACCGTTTCTGTCAAGCACATCGAGTGTTTCCTCCACTTGATTTTCGGTTACGTCATATACGAACAGCTCATTGTAGGGTGCTTTCACGTGGAATCCGGGCATTTGAATGTTTTCCTTGTCCATTCCTTTTCCAAATTTGTAGAAAAGAACTGCTCTTTCTCCAGGGCGTATTGTATAAAAAATACTGGATGAAAGATAGATGAGAAGAATGACTGCGATAAGTAAGACAACGATGACGGGGACAAAACGACGATTTTCCATGGTTTGTGATACTCTTTAAATGTTATGCTTGATGAATTTTACCGAAAGGTAGGCAACTATATATCAATACACGTTTTATTACAATAAAATTCTGTTTGCTTCAAATAATTTGAGTAACCGTAAAAGATCATTCTGGATAAACTGAAAAATGCGCTTGCTTGAGGCACTCTTTCATAATGTCAAACCTCGGTTGAATTACGGAAAAGATAGCTGTAATACCTGACATTGAAAATGATAGTTGTTCGTTTTAGTTAACTTTCAATTACATTTAATGTTTGTAGAAAATCATCAAAGCATTTTTTTGGATGAAGAGTAAATGGAGGTTGACAGTTGGTGCGGCTGTAATTGCCGTTAGTTTGGTTGGATATTGTGCCAATGCGCAGCGGTACAGGCTTGCATGGTCTGACGAATTCGACTACAAGGGGTTGCCAGACAGTACCAAGTGGACCTATGACGTTGGAGATGGTTGCCCGGTGTTTTGTGGCTGGGGTGGCAATGAAGAGCAATACTACACTTTCAAGCGAACCAACAACGCCAGAGTTGAATCGGGCTACCTGGTTATTGAAGCTCATCAGGAAAAATTTGGAGATGCTGATTACACCTCGGCCAGGGTAGTTACCCGTGGGAAGAATGAATGGCTATACGGGAAGATTGAGGTGAGGGCCCGGCTTCCAGCTGGCTCTGGTACTAGCCCTGCTATATGGATGCTTCCCTACTTCGACGACCGGCCTGTGAAGCTACCTGAGGATGGACAGTTGGATATCATGGTTCATTCAGGCGCTGAAGTGGACGTGATCCATGGCATGGTGCATACGTCAGCTTATAATTTGGCTCTTGGTACCGAAAGGATGGGGCATATACAGCTGAGCGCCGTCGATAAAAGGTTTCATACTTTCTCTATAGAGTGGACTCCCACGAAGATTGAATGGTTTGTGGATGGAAAGAAGTATCACAAAGTGGTGGATGATGGCACGGGAAAAGATGGCTGGCCATTTTTTAACCCATTTTACCTCATTCTCAACGTCTCGGTGAGGCAAGGGCAGGGGTTGGAGTCTACCGACTGGCCCCAGCGAATGGAAATAGATTTTGTTAGGGTATATCAGCGAAAGCCTAAAAAGCGACCTCAAGGGGAGGAATTTATGGATGAAGGCTTTTGATAACTTTT contains:
- a CDS encoding prohibitin family protein yields the protein MENRRFVPVIVVLLIAVILLIYLSSSIFYTIRPGERAVLFYKFGKGMDKENIQMPGFHVKAPYNELFVYDVTENQVEETLDVLDRNGLSISVDVSVRFHPMFDKIGYIQETFQQDYVNRLVVPEVRSTVRQVMGRFSAEEIYSTKRPEVEGAIKSETEAVLGAEGNYIQMRALLIRSIKLPEQIGLAIENKLKQEQEALAYQFRLDREKSEAERKRIGAEGEAAANKIINSSLTDELLKMRGIEATQQLANSPNAKIVVIGSAKDGLPLILGNN
- a CDS encoding Hpt domain-containing protein, translated to MANIIDLSYLEKVCEGDTEFMKEMIEAFIDTIPENLTEMQSAHDAADWPLLARIVHKMKPSIAFMGIEELKANVLELEALAKEGKKPAEIKVLVNKVDGTTTQAIAELSELLKTF
- a CDS encoding glycoside hydrolase family 16 protein, whose amino-acid sequence is MKSKWRLTVGAAVIAVSLVGYCANAQRYRLAWSDEFDYKGLPDSTKWTYDVGDGCPVFCGWGGNEEQYYTFKRTNNARVESGYLVIEAHQEKFGDADYTSARVVTRGKNEWLYGKIEVRARLPAGSGTSPAIWMLPYFDDRPVKLPEDGQLDIMVHSGAEVDVIHGMVHTSAYNLALGTERMGHIQLSAVDKRFHTFSIEWTPTKIEWFVDGKKYHKVVDDGTGKDGWPFFNPFYLILNVSVRQGQGLESTDWPQRMEIDFVRVYQRKPKKRPQGEEFMDEGF
- a CDS encoding rhomboid family intramembrane serine protease, which encodes MWAFFAVENYLSIDLGFLGIYPRTLHGLIGILTGPMIHGSWMHITSNTLPLLFLGGALYYFYDKIATRVFLQCYLFTGIFVWLFGRSFYHIGASGLIYGLAFFLISFGIFRKDFRSMFISIVVVALYGGIIYGIFPSQPGVSWESHLMGAIVGVTTAFTLSKERSVSSS
- a CDS encoding citrate synthase yields the protein MSKVAEIHYDGQVYEMPVIEGSENEKAIDISSLRAKSGLITIDQGFKNTGSTTSAITFLDGELGILRYRGYPIEELAEKSTFLEVAYLLIYGELPKKDTFESFKKDVTHHTLVHEDIKKILEGFPSNAHPMGVLSSLVCSLTAFYPESLDPNRSWDKVNLGIIRLIAKMPTFAAWAYKNEMGHPVIYPDNNLDYCGNFLKMMFALPADQYEADPVVASALDKLLILHADHEQNCSTSTVRIVGSSQASLYSSVSAGINALWGPLHGGANQAVIEMLEAIKEDGGNSKKWLEKAKDKDDPFRLMGFGHRVYKNFDPRAKIIKKAADDVLAKMGVNDPVLDIAKELEEAALKDPYFVERKLYPNVDFYSGIIYRAIGIPTEMFTVMFALGRLPGWIAQWKEMRANSEPIGRPRQVYVGEVERNYVPISKR
- a CDS encoding response regulator — encoded protein: MAAKKFHVFIVDDDPSFRFITKKLCEKEPSIGRIEDFEDIYDALRQIMLHKKSAENLPDVILLDLNFPTLNGWEFLEGFVDLQVSLAKKIPVFVISSSLLNSDRARAKEIDIVKGFFSKPITLEQVTSIMQSLDHV